The Pseudomonas sp. G2-4 genome window below encodes:
- the dut gene encoding dUTP diphosphatase, whose protein sequence is MHALQAKILDPRIGNEFPLPQYATPGSAGLDLRAMLKQDTILEPGQTLLIPTGLSVYIGDPGLAALILPRSGLGHKHGIVLGNLVGLIDSDYQGELMVSCWNRGQTAFNIAVGERIAQLVLVPVVQAHFELVEEFDESQRGAGGFGHSGSH, encoded by the coding sequence ATGCACGCCTTACAAGCCAAGATTCTCGATCCACGCATCGGCAACGAATTCCCGCTGCCGCAATACGCCACCCCGGGCTCCGCCGGCCTCGACCTGCGGGCAATGCTCAAGCAGGACACGATCCTCGAACCGGGGCAGACCTTGCTGATCCCTACCGGCCTGTCGGTGTACATCGGCGACCCTGGCTTGGCCGCACTGATCCTGCCGCGCTCCGGACTGGGCCATAAGCACGGCATCGTGCTGGGCAACCTGGTAGGGCTGATCGACTCCGATTACCAGGGCGAGCTGATGGTTTCGTGCTGGAACCGCGGTCAAACCGCGTTCAACATCGCGGTGGGCGAGCGCATCGCCCAATTGGTATTGGTGCCGGTGGTCCAGGCTCACTTCGAACTGGTGGAAGAATTCGACGAAAGCCAGCGCGGCGCCGGCGGTTTCGGGCATTCGGGCAGCCACTGA
- the coaBC gene encoding bifunctional phosphopantothenoylcysteine decarboxylase/phosphopantothenate--cysteine ligase CoaBC, giving the protein MQRLYRKRIVLGVGGGIAAYKSAELVRRLIDQGAEVRVVMTRGGSEFITPLTMQALSGHPVHLDLLDPAAEAAMGHIELAKWADLVLIAPATADLIARLAQGIADDLLTTLVLATDAVVAVAPAMNQAMWRDPATQANLQLLESRDLKVFGPASGSQACGDVGMGRMLEATDLAQCAADCFQRQALTGKHVLITAGPTQENIDPVRYITNHSSGKMGFALAEAAVEAGARVTLITGPVHLPTPDRVTRIDVVSARDMLAACEAAIPCDLFIASAAVADYRPEVVAPQKLKKDPTSGDGLLLQMVRNPDILATIATRPDRPFSVGFAAETEHLLDYAARKLKDKNLDLIVANDVANPSIGFNSEENACSVIDRQLHATLFAQTSKSKIARQLVTFIAERLNQV; this is encoded by the coding sequence ATGCAGCGGCTGTATCGGAAACGCATCGTTCTGGGCGTCGGCGGCGGCATTGCCGCCTACAAGAGCGCCGAGCTGGTTCGCCGACTCATCGACCAGGGCGCAGAAGTGCGGGTCGTCATGACCCGCGGCGGCAGTGAGTTCATCACCCCGCTGACCATGCAGGCCCTGTCCGGGCACCCGGTTCACCTGGATTTGCTCGATCCGGCGGCCGAAGCCGCCATGGGCCATATCGAGCTGGCCAAATGGGCCGACCTGGTGCTCATCGCCCCAGCCACGGCCGACCTGATCGCCCGCCTGGCCCAAGGCATCGCCGATGATTTGCTGACCACCCTGGTGCTCGCCACCGACGCCGTGGTCGCCGTCGCCCCGGCCATGAACCAGGCGATGTGGCGCGATCCGGCCACCCAGGCCAACCTGCAACTGCTCGAAAGCCGTGACCTGAAAGTCTTCGGCCCGGCCTCCGGCAGCCAGGCTTGCGGCGATGTCGGCATGGGCCGCATGCTTGAAGCCACTGACCTGGCTCAGTGCGCCGCCGACTGCTTCCAGCGCCAGGCCCTGACCGGCAAACACGTGCTGATCACCGCCGGACCGACCCAGGAAAACATCGACCCGGTGCGCTACATCACCAACCACAGCTCCGGGAAAATGGGTTTTGCCCTGGCCGAAGCCGCGGTGGAAGCTGGCGCCAGGGTGACGCTGATCACCGGCCCCGTGCACTTGCCGACCCCGGACCGGGTCACCCGCATCGACGTGGTCAGCGCCCGGGACATGCTCGCGGCCTGCGAAGCAGCCATCCCGTGCGATCTTTTCATCGCCTCGGCGGCGGTAGCGGATTACCGCCCCGAAGTCGTCGCCCCGCAAAAATTGAAGAAAGACCCTACAAGCGGCGACGGCCTGCTACTACAAATGGTGCGCAACCCGGATATCCTCGCCACCATCGCCACTCGCCCTGACCGGCCCTTCAGTGTCGGCTTCGCCGCCGAGACCGAACACCTGCTCGATTACGCCGCACGCAAACTCAAGGACAAGAATCTGGACTTGATCGTCGCCAACGACGTCGCCAACCCGAGCATCGGCTTCAACAGCGAAGAAAACGCCTGCAGCGTGATCGACCGCCAGTTGCACGCCACACTTTTCGCCCAGACCAGCAAGAGCAAGATTGCCCGCCAGCTGGTCACCTTTATCGCCGAACGTCTGAACCAGGTTTAA